GCCTTACCTGCAGACTCACCCGATTTGGGTCCGCCATTTTGCGAGGGTTTCACGGTCCGCCTTTGCACAGGGATGACCAATCTCCTCAAAGTAGGCCAGAGACCGCTCGGCGAATGGAATCGCCTTAGTGTGACGGTCTCGTTTGACTAAAGCCACCGCTAAGTTCCAACTCCCATTCGCTTCCCCCCGCCGGTCTCCGATCTCGAGGGCGATGACCAGCCGCTGCCGGTAGTGTTCGATCGCGTCGTCCAACCGGCCGAGGGCGGCGTAGGCCGATCCCAGGTTGCCGAGTGCGTTCCCCTCCCCCCGCCGGTCGCCGATCTCGCGGGCGATGGCCAACCGCTGCCGGTAGTGTTCGATCGCGTCGTCCAACCGGCCGAGGGCGGCGTAGGCATTTCCCAGGTTGCCGAGTGCGCTCCCCTCCCCCCGCCGGTCGCCGATCTCGCGGGCGATGGCGAGGTTCTGCCGGTAGTGTTCGATCGCGTCGTCCACCCGGCCGAGGTCGGCGTAGGCCAATCCCAGGTTGCCGAGTGCGTTCCCTTCCCCCCGCCGGTCGCCGATCTCGCGGGCGATGACCAACCACTGCCGGTAGTGTTCGATCGCGTCGTCCACTCGGCCGAGGTCGGCGTAGGCCAGTCCCAGGTTGCCGAGTGCGTTCCCCTCCCCCCGCCGGTCGCCGATCTCGCGGGCGATGACCAACTGCTGCCGGTAGTGTTCGATCGCGTCGTCCACCCGGCCGAGGGCGGCGTAGGCCAATCCCAGGTTGCCGAGTGCGTTCCCTTCCCCCCGCCGGTCGCCGATCTCGCGGGCGATGGCGAGGTTCTGCCGGTAGTGTTCGATCGCGTCGTCCACCCGGCCGAGGGCGGCGTAGGCATTTCCCAGGTTGCCGAGTGCGTTCCCTTCCCCCGCCGGTCGCCGATCTCGCGGGCGATGGCCAACCGCTGCCGGTAGTGTTCGATCGCGTCGTCCAACCGGCCGAGGGCGGCGTAGGCATTTCCCAGGTTGCCGAGTGCGCTCCCTCCCCCCGCCGGTCGCCGATCTCGCGGGCGATGACCAACCACTGCCGGTAGTGTTCGATCGCGTCGTCCACTCGGCCGAGGTCGGCGTAGGCCAGTCCCAGGTTGCCGAGTGCGTTCCCCTCCCCCGCCGGTCGCCGATCTCGCGGGCGATGACCAA
The Fimbriiglobus ruber genome window above contains:
- a CDS encoding tetratricopeptide repeat protein → MDDAIEHYRQNLAIAREIGDRRGEGNALGNLGLAYAALGRVDDAIEHYRQQLVIAREIGDRRGEGNALGNLGLAYADLGRVDDAIEHYRQWLVIAREIGDRRGEGNALGNLGLAYADLGRVDDAIEHYRQNLAIAREIGDRRGEGSALGNLGNAYAALGRLDDAIEHYRQRLAIAREIGDRRGEGNALGNLGSAYAALGRLDDAIEHYRQRLVIALEIGDRRGEANGSWNLAVALVKRDRHTKAIPFAERSLAYFEEIGHPCAKADRETLAKWRTQIG